A window from Anthonomus grandis grandis unplaced genomic scaffold, icAntGran1.3 ctg00000501.1, whole genome shotgun sequence encodes these proteins:
- the LOC126749679 gene encoding histone H2A, with amino-acid sequence MSGRGKGGKVKGKAKTRSSRAGLQFPVGRIHRLLRKGNYAERVGAGAPVYLAAVMEYLAAEVLELAGNAARDNKKTRIIPRHLQLAIRNDEELNKLLSGVTIAQGGVLPNIQAVLLPKKTDNKAK; translated from the coding sequence ATGTCGGGTCGTGGCAAAGGAGGCAAAGTTAAAGGAAAGGCAAAGACTCGCTCTAGCCGTGCCGGACTTCAGTTCCCTGTAGGCCGTATCCATCGTTTACTTCGCAAGGGCAACTATGCTGAACGAGTTGGTGCCGGTGCTCCCGTCTACTTGGCAGCAGTGATGGAATACCTTGCAGCTGAAGTATTGGAATTGGCCGGTAACGCAGCCAGGGACAACAAGAAAACTAGGATAATCCCAAGACATTTACAGTTAGCTATCCGTAATGACGAAGAATTGAACAAACTACTCTCCGGTGTTACTATCGCTCAAGGTGGTGTACTGCCAAATATCCAAGCTGTTTTATTGCCAAAGAAAACTGACAACAAAGCTAAATAA
- the LOC126749686 gene encoding histone H4, protein MTGRGKGGKGLGKGGAKRHRKVLRDNIQGITKPAIRRLARRGGVKRISGLIYEETRGVLKVFLENVIRDAVTYTEHAKRKTVTAMDVVYALKRQGRTLYGFGG, encoded by the coding sequence ATGACTGGCAGAGGAAAAGGTGGTAAAGGATTGGGAAAAGGAGGCGCAAAACGTCATCGTAAAGTTCTTCGTGATAACATCCAGGGTATTACCAAGCCAGCTATCAGAAGATTGGCGAGGCGTGGTGGAGTCAAGCGTATTTCTGGCTTGATCTACGAAGAGACCCGTGGTGTATTAAAGGTTTTCCTTGAAAACGTGATCAGGGACGCAGTCACCTACACCGAACACGCCAAGAGGAAAACTGTTACCGCCATGGACGTAGTTTATGCCTTAAAACGTCAAGGACGCACTTTGTACGGTTTTGGAGGTTAA
- the LOC126749674 gene encoding histone H1A, sperm-like — protein sequence MADTESVPVASAPPASSPAKKEKKAKAKPTHPPTSEMVNNAIKGLKERGGSSLQAIKKYIAANYKVDAEKVAPFIKKYLKSAVVSGALVQTKGKGASGSFKLPTSGTPAAKQGAAGEKKKAASRKKSPAKKATGEAASAAKPKAKKAASPKVAAKKPAGDKKGKKTTSGEKKVTKTAAAATSAAVAAVKPKSPSKAKKSNKAGPTKKPKAPKPKTAKAPAAKAKKAASPKKKK from the coding sequence ATGGCCGATACCGAGTCAGTACCAGTAGCTTCTGCCCCACCAGCTAGTTCGCCAgcaaaaaaggagaaaaaagcTAAAGCTAAGCCAACTCATCCACCAACTTCCGAGATGGTAAACAATGCCATCAAAGGCCTTAAAGAAAGAGGAGGATCGTCCCTACAagcaatcaaaaaatatatcgCCGCCAATTACAAGGTAGATGCTGAAAAAGTGGCACCGTTTATAAAGAAGTATCTAAAGTCTGCTGTAGTGTCTGGTGCTTTAGTGCAAACTAAAGGAAAAGGTGCCTCCGGCTCTTTCAAGCTTCCTACCTCCGGTACTCCAGCCGCAAAACAAGGAGCCGCTGGTGAAAAGAAAAAGGCAGCATCTAGGAAGAAGAGTCCTGCGAAAAAAGCCACCGGTGAAGCGGCATCTGCTGCTAAACCAAAGGCGAAAAAGGCAGCATCTCCCAAGGTAGCCGCTAAGAAACCTGCCGGCGATAAGAAGGGTAAAAAGACCACCAGCGGAGAGAAGAAAGTGACGAAGACTGCTGCCGCCGCTACTTCTGCCGCTGTAGCTGCAGTCAAGCCAAAGTCACCGTCGAAAGCTAAGAAATCAAATAAGGCCGGTCCAACTAAGAAGCCCAAGGCTCCTAAGCCAAAAACGGCAAAGGCTCCAGCTGCCAAGGCAAAAAAAGCCGCTTCTCCCAAaaagaagaagtaa
- the LOC126749677 gene encoding histone H3 — translation MARTKQTARKSTGGKAPRKQLATKAARKSAPATGGVKKPHRYRPGTVALREIRRYQKSTELLIRKLPFQRLVREIAQDFKTDLRFQSSAVMALQEASEAYLVGLFEDTNLCAIHAKRVTIMPKDIQLARRIRGERA, via the coding sequence atggcCCGTACCAAGCAGACAGCTCGTAAATCGACTGGTGGAAAGGCACCAAGGAAGCAATTAGCAACCAAGGCGGCCCGCAAAAGTGCCCCAGCCACCGGAGGAGTTAAGAAACCTCATCGTTACAGGCCGGGAACCGTAGCTCTGAGAGAAATCCGTCGTTACCAAAAAAGTACCGAACTTTTGATCAGAAAACTACCATTCCAACGTCTGGTTCGTGAAATCGCACAGGACTTTAAGACCGATCTTCGATTCCAAAGCTCCGCTGTTATGGCTTTACAAGAAGCCAGCGAGGCATATTTGGTGGGTCTCTTCGAAGATACCAATCTTTGTGCCATTCACGCCAAACGTGTAACTATTATGCCCAAAGATATACAATTGGCCAGGCGGATCAGGGGTGAACGTGCTTAA
- the LOC126749682 gene encoding histone H2B, with translation MPPKTSGKAAKKAGKAQKNISKTDKKKKRRRKESYAIYIYKVLKQVHPDTGISSKAMSIMNSFVNDIFERIAAEASRLAHYNKRSTITSREIQTAVRLLLPGELAKHAVSEGTKAVTKYTSSK, from the coding sequence ATGCCACCAAAAACTAGCGGAAAAGCTGCCAAGAAAGCCGGAAAGGCTCAGaaaaatatctctaaaactgATAAGAAGAAGAAGCGCAGGAGGAAGGAAAGCTACGCAATCTACATTTACAAAGTATTGAAGCAAGTACATCCTGATACCGGTATTTCCAGCAAAGCCATGTCGATTATGAATTCATTCGTTAACGATATTTTTGAGAGGATTGCTGCCGAAGCATCTCGTCTGGCTCACTACAACAAAAGATCTACCATCACAAGTAGGGAGATTCAAACCGCTGTGAGACTTTTGTTGCCTGGTGAATTAGCTAAGCACGCTGTATCCGAAGGTACCAAAGCTGTTACCAAGTATACAAGCTCGAAGTAA